The genomic interval ATCAGGGGGACCTTCGGGCTGTTTCCGACCCGCCGCATGTAATGCCTGCGCCGGATTTCCGCAATCAGAACAGACCGGCCAAGGCAAGAAACAGCGCAACCACCAGCCCGGCATCGCGGTTGCTGCGAAACAGCCGCAGGCAGCCGGCGCTGTCCGTCATGTCGAAGCGCCAGAGCTGCCAGGCCAGATGCGCGGCAAAACCGGCGACGCCCAGCAGACCCAGCGTCAGGCCCAGCCCCTCGGGCGCCGCGGCCATCACCGCCAGCCCCAGCAGCAGCACCGAGCCGGTGCCGAAGCCCGCCAGCCAGCGCGGCGTGTCGCGGCCGAACAGCCGCGCGGTCGACTTGACGCCGATCAGCGCGTCGTCTTCGGCATCCTGATGGGCATAGATGGTGTCGTAGAAGATCGTCCAGGCGATGCCCGACAGGTAAGCCAGCACCGGCGCCGGGGCCAGGTTGCCAGTATGCGCCGCCCAGGCCAGCAGCGCGCCCCAGTTGAAGGCCAGGCCCAGAAAGACCTGCGGCCACCAGGTGAACCGCTTGGCGAAGGGATAGATCGCGACCAGCGCCAGCGAGGCCACGCCCAGCGCGATGGCCGCGCCGCCCAGCGTCAGCAGGATGGCGAAGCCGGCCAGCGACTGCGCCAC from Paracoccus sp. MA carries:
- the ubiA gene encoding 4-hydroxybenzoate octaprenyltransferase, whose translation is MQTDRQTPEGPRPEDHSTVADAPPDNWVDRYAPPGWRPWLRLSRADRPIGTWLLLLPCWWGIGLAMIADRPEWRDLWIAVACGVGAVLMRGAGCTWNDITDRDIDDKVARTRSRPIPSGQVTVRGALVWLVAQSLAGFAILLTLGGAAIALGVASLALVAIYPFAKRFTWWPQVFLGLAFNWGALLAWAAHTGNLAPAPVLAYLSGIAWTIFYDTIYAHQDAEDDALIGVKSTARLFGRDTPRWLAGFGTGSVLLLGLAVMAAAPEGLGLTLGLLGVAGFAAHLAWQLWRFDMTDSAGCLRLFRSNRDAGLVVALFLALAGLF